A genomic segment from uncultured Marinifilum sp. encodes:
- a CDS encoding potassium channel protein, giving the protein MNKQKIWEENIRTVSIALSFMALAVLTGTVGYMYLNEAYNWIDALYMTVITISTVGFKEVHALSDAGKLFTIFLIFISFGIFGYMASAITRFILDGVFRRNLKDYRIVKKIDKLNGHVIVCGFGRNGKQASLELIEHGEKVVVVDSKETAIDRVRMFPDLYFIQGDATQEEVLDMANISKASALITAIPNDAENVYVVLTAREMNPELRIISRSSNSQSDHKLKRAGADNVIMPDRLGGQQMAKLVAQPDVIEFLDNILLQSSEGVKLEEVSCHGLAGCFIEKSIKELSVRNRSGANIIGLKNDEGAYVYNPAPELVIKDNYHLFVLGSKKQIDSLKKLLLSGN; this is encoded by the coding sequence ATGAATAAACAGAAGATTTGGGAAGAAAATATTCGCACTGTTAGTATTGCACTATCTTTTATGGCTCTTGCAGTTCTTACTGGTACTGTAGGCTACATGTATCTAAATGAAGCATACAATTGGATCGATGCGCTATATATGACTGTTATTACTATTTCTACTGTAGGCTTTAAAGAGGTGCATGCTCTATCCGATGCTGGAAAACTGTTCACCATTTTTCTTATTTTTATAAGTTTTGGAATTTTTGGTTATATGGCATCGGCTATAACGCGTTTTATTTTAGATGGTGTTTTTCGTCGAAACTTAAAAGATTATAGAATTGTGAAAAAAATAGATAAATTAAATGGTCACGTGATAGTATGTGGTTTTGGCCGTAATGGAAAACAAGCAAGTCTTGAATTAATAGAGCATGGCGAGAAAGTTGTTGTCGTCGATTCAAAAGAAACAGCTATCGATCGGGTTCGAATGTTTCCCGATTTGTATTTTATCCAAGGTGATGCTACGCAGGAAGAAGTTTTGGATATGGCAAATATTTCTAAAGCTTCGGCCTTAATTACAGCCATTCCCAACGATGCTGAAAATGTTTATGTTGTGCTAACTGCGCGGGAAATGAATCCAGAATTAAGAATTATTTCCAGATCTTCAAATAGTCAATCCGATCACAAGCTAAAAAGAGCTGGCGCAGATAATGTGATAATGCCTGATCGCCTTGGTGGACAGCAAATGGCAAAGCTTGTGGCTCAGCCTGATGTTATCGAGTTCCTAGATAATATATTATTACAATCTTCAGAAGGTGTAAAACTAGAAGAGGTTAGTTGTCATGGATTAGCAGGTTGCTTTATAGAAAAATCAATAAAAGAATTAAGTGTAAGGAATAGATCAGGTGCAAATATTATAGGTTTAAAAAATGATGAAGGAGCTTATGTTTATAATCCTGCTCCCGAATTAGTCATTAAAGATAATTATCATCTTTTCGTATTGGGAAGTAAGAAGCAAATTGATAGCTTAAAAAAGCTTCTTTTAAGTGGAAATTGA
- a CDS encoding DUF2851 family protein: MTEDFLQFIWKSRLFKDENIFSTQGDVIEILDVGRQNFDAGPDFFDARIKINDILWAGNVEIHIKSSYWYTHKHHEDEAYENVILHVIYEDNGNVILNNDRLLPSLKLDFNPALLANYNALMNSQKWIPCFDDINSVDRFFVRNWLQRMMVERLERKSKEIQEILKQNSFSWEETFYQLLARYFGMKVNSDPFQQLAQSVSINILSRQKNSLLQIEALLFGQAGMLNLECEDLYFKDLCREYKFLAAKYNLSPMPESRWKWLRLRPANFPTIRIAQLASLIFKTNALCAQIINAASYAKIKEIFNVETSPYWRNHYQFGKESVSRHKKLGSSAIDGIIINSVVPLMFVYGQNNGMPKIKDKALELLDQMPAENNSVINKWKDCGVEVKSAFYSQSLLQLKSNYCDKFRCLQCEFGNRIIRAGNVNTNKI; the protein is encoded by the coding sequence ATGACCGAGGATTTTTTGCAATTTATATGGAAATCTCGTTTGTTTAAAGATGAGAATATTTTTTCTACTCAAGGTGATGTGATAGAAATATTGGATGTTGGTAGGCAAAATTTTGATGCAGGTCCCGATTTTTTCGATGCCAGAATTAAAATTAATGATATTCTTTGGGCTGGAAATGTTGAAATTCACATAAAATCATCTTATTGGTATACTCATAAACATCACGAAGATGAAGCCTATGAGAACGTAATTCTTCATGTAATTTATGAAGATAATGGCAATGTAATACTTAATAATGATCGTTTGTTGCCAAGTTTAAAGTTAGACTTTAATCCTGCTTTGTTAGCTAACTATAATGCTTTAATGAATTCCCAAAAATGGATTCCTTGTTTTGATGATATCAATTCGGTCGATCGCTTTTTTGTTCGAAATTGGCTTCAAAGAATGATGGTGGAACGCTTAGAAAGAAAATCAAAAGAAATTCAAGAGATCTTAAAACAAAATTCATTTTCCTGGGAAGAAACTTTTTATCAACTTTTGGCGCGTTATTTTGGAATGAAAGTTAATTCAGATCCGTTTCAGCAATTGGCACAATCTGTATCAATTAATATTTTATCGCGACAGAAAAATTCACTTTTACAAATAGAAGCTTTGTTGTTTGGTCAGGCAGGAATGCTTAATTTAGAATGTGAAGATTTGTACTTTAAGGATTTGTGCAGAGAGTATAAATTTTTAGCTGCTAAATATAATTTATCTCCTATGCCCGAAAGCCGATGGAAGTGGTTGCGTTTAAGGCCAGCTAATTTTCCAACTATTCGAATTGCGCAATTGGCATCTTTAATATTTAAAACAAACGCTTTGTGTGCGCAAATAATTAATGCGGCAAGTTATGCTAAAATAAAAGAAATTTTTAATGTCGAAACGTCTCCTTATTGGCGTAATCATTATCAGTTTGGTAAAGAATCTGTATCGCGGCATAAAAAATTAGGTTCCTCTGCGATCGATGGAATAATTATAAATTCAGTTGTTCCTCTAATGTTTGTGTATGGACAAAATAATGGTATGCCTAAAATTAAAGATAAAGCTCTTGAACTCCTTGATCAGATGCCTGCAGAAAATAATTCGGTTATAAATAAATGGAAAGATTGTGGGGTAGAAGTAAAATCTGCATTTTATTCTCAATCATTACTGCAACTAAAATCAAATTATTGCGATAAATTTAGATGTTTGCAATGTGAATTCGGAAATAGAATAATTCGAGCAGGGAATGTAAATACTAATAAAATCTAA